Proteins from a single region of Streptomyces sp. HUAS 15-9:
- a CDS encoding M56 family metallopeptidase, whose amino-acid sequence MMVPVALLLLGALTAVVGPRLLARADWPDREPVVALWMWQCVVAAVLLCCALSMTLSAAAAWQAVRGHVFAPAPSAVVDAYGLGSTGPWAAATAVALACGGLWTGAMLVREIVRAGARRRRRRAELLVRAPLLPGEEPASGRLVVLEGERPGAWWLPGAAPQLVITTAALRRLKGRQLDAVLAHEQGHARARHDWLLHCSDALASGFPQVPVFAAFRDEMHRLVELAADDVASRRFGRLTIALALVELNEDRGVFGPGATSQANVPQRVHRLLTPPDRLTAMRRLRLTAAAALVPVIPVLVTLVPGLRALS is encoded by the coding sequence ATGATGGTCCCCGTGGCACTGCTGCTGCTCGGCGCCCTGACCGCCGTCGTCGGTCCCCGGCTGCTCGCCCGGGCCGACTGGCCGGACCGTGAACCGGTGGTGGCGCTGTGGATGTGGCAGTGCGTCGTGGCAGCCGTACTGCTGTGCTGTGCGCTGTCCATGACCCTGAGCGCGGCGGCGGCCTGGCAGGCGGTGCGCGGGCATGTGTTCGCGCCGGCTCCGAGCGCTGTCGTGGATGCGTACGGCCTCGGCTCGACCGGCCCCTGGGCCGCGGCGACCGCGGTGGCGCTCGCCTGCGGCGGGCTGTGGACCGGGGCGATGCTGGTCCGTGAGATCGTACGGGCCGGGGCGCGGCGGCGCCGTCGGCGGGCCGAACTCCTGGTGCGCGCTCCGCTGTTGCCGGGCGAGGAGCCGGCGAGCGGACGGCTCGTGGTGCTGGAGGGAGAGCGGCCGGGCGCTTGGTGGCTGCCCGGCGCCGCACCTCAACTCGTCATCACCACGGCCGCGTTGCGCCGCCTGAAGGGGCGGCAACTGGACGCCGTGCTCGCCCACGAGCAGGGTCACGCACGGGCCCGGCACGACTGGCTGCTGCACTGCTCGGACGCGCTCGCGAGCGGATTCCCGCAGGTCCCGGTGTTCGCCGCGTTCCGCGACGAGATGCACCGGCTGGTCGAGCTGGCCGCCGACGACGTGGCCTCCCGCCGCTTCGGCCGGCTGACCATCGCACTGGCGCTGGTCGAACTCAACGAGGACCGGGGTGTGTTCGGCCCCGGCGCCACCTCTCAGGCCAACGTCCCGCAGCGGGTGCACCGGCTGCTCACTCCCCCGGACCGGCTGACCGCGATGCGCCGCCTGAGGCTGACGGCGGCAGCTGCGCTCGTGCCGGTGATCCCGGTGCTGGTGACACTCGTCCCGGGGCTGCGCGCGCTCAGCTGA
- a CDS encoding phosphatase PAP2 family protein, translating into MRSQTRPAVLAITALTVLCAALLTLVTVEWRPLMTLDGHVARTTHRWAVAEHGLTHTFRILTDWVWDPLTMRLVAAAAALWLVWRRSAWRTALWLEGVCALATVVQQALKAAVGRPRPVWPDPVDSARYAAFPSGHAMTATVVCGLLLWLLHRFGAGRALWRTALTVAVVSVVGVGLTRVWLGVHWFSDVVGGWLLGALVVAVAVVAYEGPLGGRPSLSGALPSSGALRRPLRRTDAHRSAAMRWTAPR; encoded by the coding sequence ATGCGCAGCCAGACCCGCCCGGCCGTCCTCGCCATCACCGCTCTGACCGTGCTCTGTGCGGCACTGCTGACCCTGGTCACCGTCGAGTGGCGTCCCCTGATGACCTTGGACGGGCACGTCGCCCGCACCACCCATCGCTGGGCGGTCGCCGAACACGGCCTCACGCACACCTTCCGCATCCTCACGGACTGGGTGTGGGACCCGCTGACCATGCGTCTGGTGGCCGCGGCGGCCGCGCTGTGGCTGGTGTGGCGCCGCTCGGCGTGGCGGACGGCGCTGTGGCTGGAGGGCGTCTGCGCGCTGGCCACGGTGGTGCAGCAGGCGCTGAAGGCGGCTGTCGGCCGCCCGCGCCCGGTCTGGCCGGACCCCGTCGACTCCGCCCGTTACGCGGCCTTCCCCTCCGGTCACGCGATGACCGCCACGGTGGTGTGCGGCCTGCTGCTGTGGCTGCTGCACCGCTTCGGCGCCGGGCGCGCTCTGTGGCGTACGGCGCTCACGGTGGCGGTGGTCTCCGTCGTCGGGGTCGGTCTGACCCGGGTGTGGCTGGGGGTGCACTGGTTCTCGGACGTGGTGGGCGGGTGGCTGCTGGGGGCGCTGGTGGTGGCCGTGGCGGTGGTGGCGTACGAGGGGCCGCTGGGCGGCCGGCCATCACTTTCTGGGGCACTCCCGAGTTCTGGGGCACTGCGCCGTCCGCTCCGCCGGACCGACGCGCACCGGAGCGCGGCCATGCGCTGGACGGCCCCCCGGTAG
- a CDS encoding HAD family hydrolase, with protein sequence MVAVLFDFSGTLFRIESTESWLRAVLAETVFSLSEPELTETARALETAGALPGGAFPVELPEELAEVWAVRDESAESHRAAYTGLSRRVPLPDPALHDALYERHMSPTAWSPYPDAAEVLRTLHERGIGVGIVSNIGWDLRPVFREHGLDRYVDAYVLSYEHGVQKPDPRLFSAACEALGADPRDVLMVGDSRPADGGATALGCQVHFVDHLPCAERPDALLPVLDLMGRPAPVRRKKPSA encoded by the coding sequence ATGGTTGCCGTCCTCTTCGACTTCTCCGGGACCCTCTTCCGCATCGAGTCCACCGAGTCATGGCTGCGGGCTGTACTGGCCGAGACCGTCTTCAGCCTTTCCGAGCCGGAACTGACCGAGACCGCACGGGCGTTGGAGACTGCCGGCGCGCTGCCGGGCGGGGCGTTCCCGGTCGAGCTGCCCGAGGAACTCGCCGAGGTGTGGGCGGTGCGCGACGAGAGCGCCGAGTCGCACCGGGCCGCGTACACGGGCCTGTCCCGCCGGGTCCCGCTCCCCGACCCCGCGCTGCACGACGCGCTTTACGAGCGGCACATGTCCCCCACCGCATGGTCCCCGTACCCCGATGCCGCCGAGGTGCTGCGGACGCTCCACGAGCGCGGGATCGGGGTCGGCATCGTCAGCAACATCGGCTGGGACCTGCGCCCGGTGTTCCGCGAGCACGGGCTCGACCGATACGTGGACGCTTACGTCCTGTCGTACGAACACGGCGTCCAGAAGCCGGACCCGCGGCTGTTCTCCGCCGCCTGCGAGGCGCTCGGTGCCGATCCGCGGGACGTGCTGATGGTCGGTGACAGCCGCCCCGCGGACGGTGGTGCGACCGCGCTGGGCTGCCAGGTGCACTTCGTGGACCACTTGCCGTGCGCCGAGCGGCCGGACGCGCTGCTGCCGGTGCTGGACCTGATGGGCCGACCCGCCCCCGTACGAAGGAAAAAGCCGTCCGCCTGA
- a CDS encoding TetR/AcrR family transcriptional regulator has translation MSPRSASVNEELRRRSRERLLQAAVELVSEHGFEATTLGDIADRAGSARGLVSYYFPGKRQLVQSAVHRLMHRTLQEALEREPRTEDGREQLARAIDAILGLARDRPVLMRQHMAGLLQAQGFVQCPEQRRLSELLIDTVARYGSQDVATDYPMLRAHLMGAVYAALIPGVPMQIPVLRAELFKRYRLDWELGTPPGTEPPGGTCDKDLSRFFATDDRPE, from the coding sequence ATGTCCCCGCGCAGCGCCTCGGTCAATGAAGAGTTGCGCCGACGTTCCCGGGAGCGGCTCCTGCAGGCCGCGGTCGAACTGGTCAGCGAGCACGGTTTCGAGGCCACGACCTTGGGTGACATCGCGGACCGGGCGGGTTCGGCGCGCGGACTGGTGTCGTACTACTTCCCCGGCAAACGCCAGCTGGTGCAGTCCGCGGTGCACCGGCTGATGCACCGGACGCTTCAGGAGGCCCTGGAGCGCGAACCGCGCACCGAGGACGGCCGGGAGCAGCTGGCCAGGGCCATCGACGCGATTCTGGGGCTGGCCCGCGACCGGCCCGTGCTGATGCGGCAGCACATGGCCGGACTCCTGCAGGCCCAGGGGTTCGTGCAGTGCCCGGAGCAGCGGCGCCTGTCGGAGCTGCTCATCGACACCGTCGCCCGGTACGGCTCCCAGGACGTCGCGACCGACTACCCGATGCTGCGCGCGCACCTCATGGGCGCCGTGTACGCGGCGCTGATCCCCGGAGTGCCGATGCAGATCCCCGTTCTGCGGGCGGAGCTGTTCAAGCGCTATCGGCTCGACTGGGAGCTGGGCACGCCGCCCGGGACCGAGCCGCCCGGCGGGACGTGCGACAAGGATCTGTCGCGGTTCTTCGCAACAGACGACCGGCCCGAGTGA
- a CDS encoding DUF6214 family protein — MTVQPAWAVRERGERTSWFHVLLAFTDGARVDALAVVTGGSVSIEDVRAQPALSLADLTVLADWIETPLFEACGMETKARAGTNARAETESGLETNAATETVAGTGTAYGIHHARPLGPSRARPAWPRGVEGRRLVAEKYRAARDEGLDPVLAVMCATGHSRRRSLRLIAQARDAGLLTPGHARR; from the coding sequence GTGACCGTTCAGCCCGCGTGGGCGGTGCGGGAGCGCGGGGAGCGCACGTCCTGGTTCCATGTCCTGCTGGCCTTCACCGACGGCGCCCGGGTCGACGCGCTGGCCGTGGTGACCGGGGGAAGCGTGTCCATCGAGGACGTCAGGGCCCAGCCCGCCCTCTCCCTTGCCGACCTGACGGTCCTCGCCGACTGGATCGAGACACCACTGTTCGAGGCGTGCGGCATGGAGACAAAAGCCAGGGCGGGGACGAACGCCAGGGCGGAGACGGAATCCGGGCTGGAGACGAATGCCGCCACGGAGACGGTTGCCGGGACAGGGACGGCGTACGGCATCCACCACGCCAGGCCGCTCGGCCCGAGTCGGGCCCGCCCCGCCTGGCCGCGGGGCGTCGAGGGGCGCCGGCTCGTCGCGGAGAAGTACCGCGCCGCCCGGGACGAGGGGCTCGACCCCGTCCTCGCGGTGATGTGCGCGACCGGGCACAGTCGCCGCAGGTCGCTCCGGCTCATCGCCCAGGCGCGGGACGCGGGGCTGCTGACGCCCGGTCACGCACGGCGCTGA
- a CDS encoding FAD-dependent oxidoreductase: protein MLRVAVVGSGPSGCYTAQSLIQQDSEVRVDVLDRLPCPYGLVRYGVAPDHEKIKSLQGNLRTVLEHDRVRFLGGVQIGGPRGLPVDRLRELYHAVVYCVGAATDRHLGIPGEDLPGSWSATEFVSWYSAHPDSAPADFVHEVRSAVVIGVGNVAVDVTRMLARGAAELSPTDMPQAALTTLAASRVTDVHMVGRRGPSQARFTTKELRELGGLPDTEVAVDRAELALDPAYSDPSGLPAPQRRNVEVLRGWADRPPGDAARHIGLRFFLRPVELLAEEGRVGAVRFERTVPDGHGGVTGTGRFEDIEAQLVLRSVGYRGVPLAGLPFDARTGTVPNEEGRVVRDGLTSQGEYVSGWIKRGPTGVIGTNRPCAKETATSLLADAPVLVRRDVPADPVAALRAAGIEPVAWAGWQAIERAEAELGASLGRSVVKLADWDSLLTAARTAAP, encoded by the coding sequence GTGTTGCGTGTCGCCGTTGTCGGCTCCGGGCCGAGCGGGTGCTACACCGCCCAGAGCCTGATCCAGCAGGACTCCGAGGTGCGAGTCGACGTCCTGGACCGACTGCCGTGCCCGTACGGTCTGGTGCGCTACGGCGTGGCACCGGACCACGAGAAGATCAAGTCGCTGCAGGGAAACCTGCGGACGGTCCTGGAGCACGACCGGGTGAGATTCCTCGGTGGCGTGCAGATCGGCGGCCCCCGCGGGCTGCCCGTGGACCGGCTGCGGGAGCTGTACCACGCGGTGGTGTACTGCGTGGGCGCCGCGACCGACCGGCACCTGGGCATTCCCGGCGAGGATCTGCCGGGCAGCTGGTCGGCCACCGAGTTCGTGTCCTGGTACAGCGCCCACCCCGACTCCGCGCCGGCGGACTTCGTCCATGAGGTCAGGTCGGCCGTGGTGATCGGCGTGGGCAATGTCGCGGTGGACGTCACGCGGATGCTGGCCCGCGGGGCGGCGGAGCTGAGCCCCACCGACATGCCGCAGGCGGCGCTGACGACACTGGCGGCGAGCCGGGTGACCGATGTGCACATGGTGGGCCGGCGCGGCCCCTCGCAGGCCCGCTTCACCACGAAGGAGCTGCGCGAGCTGGGCGGCCTGCCCGACACCGAAGTCGCCGTCGACCGCGCCGAGTTGGCACTGGACCCGGCCTACAGCGACCCCTCGGGACTGCCCGCGCCGCAGCGCCGCAACGTGGAGGTGCTGCGCGGCTGGGCGGACCGGCCGCCCGGGGACGCGGCACGCCACATCGGGCTGCGCTTCTTCCTGCGCCCCGTCGAACTCCTCGCCGAGGAGGGGCGGGTGGGCGCGGTGCGCTTCGAGCGGACCGTGCCGGACGGGCACGGCGGGGTGACCGGCACGGGCCGTTTCGAGGACATCGAGGCGCAGTTGGTGCTGCGCTCGGTGGGATATCGCGGAGTGCCGCTCGCGGGGCTGCCGTTCGACGCGCGCACCGGCACCGTGCCGAACGAGGAGGGCCGTGTCGTGCGTGACGGCCTCACCTCCCAGGGCGAGTATGTGTCCGGGTGGATCAAGCGCGGTCCGACCGGCGTCATCGGCACCAACCGCCCCTGCGCCAAGGAGACGGCGACGTCGCTGCTGGCGGACGCGCCCGTCCTCGTACGCCGGGACGTGCCGGCGGACCCCGTCGCGGCGCTGCGGGCGGCGGGGATCGAGCCGGTCGCGTGGGCGGGCTGGCAGGCCATCGAGCGGGCCGAGGCGGAACTCGGGGCGTCGCTGGGCCGGAGCGTGGTCAAGCTGGCCGACTGGGACTCGCTGCTGACGGCGGCACGGACGGCGGCCCCGTAG
- a CDS encoding ArsR/SmtB family transcription factor, producing the protein MTSNTRATSSTDATGRALPHPSREEIRLEAVLHALSDPLRLRIVRDLATDGGELSCSHFDLPVTKSTTTHHFRVLRESGVIRQVYRGTAKMNGLRGEDLEHLFPGLLDTLLAAADRQAVRLGDDG; encoded by the coding sequence ATGACCAGTAACACCAGGGCGACCAGTAGCACCGACGCGACGGGTCGCGCGCTTCCGCATCCGAGCCGTGAGGAGATCCGGCTGGAGGCCGTACTGCACGCGCTCTCCGATCCGCTGCGGCTGCGGATCGTGCGCGATCTCGCCACCGACGGCGGCGAGCTGTCGTGTTCGCACTTCGACCTGCCGGTCACCAAGTCCACGACCACGCACCACTTCCGGGTGCTGCGCGAGAGCGGAGTGATCCGGCAGGTCTACCGGGGCACGGCCAAGATGAACGGCCTGCGCGGGGAGGACCTGGAACATCTCTTCCCGGGACTTCTCGACACCCTCCTCGCCGCCGCCGACAGACAGGCGGTCCGCCTCGGGGACGACGGCTGA
- a CDS encoding NADH:flavin oxidoreductase/NADH oxidase translates to MSALFEPYTLREVTIPNRVWMPPMCQYSAAPEGPLTGAPHDWHFAHYAARATGGTGLIVVEATAVSPEGRISPYDLGLWNDTQAEAFRRITGFLAAQGTVSAIQLAHAGRKASTDRPWKGGAPVGSEAHGWQPLAPSPVAFDDSHPVPDELTVDRIREIVEQFAAAARRALDAGFEIVEIHGAHGYLINEFLSPHSNHRTDAYGGSYENRTRFALEVVDAVRAVWPDDKPLFFRISATDWLEESGWSPDDTVRFAGELHAHGVDLLDVSTGGNASGVRIPVGPGYQVPFAARVRAETPMPVAAVGLITDAEQAAKIVANGEADAVLLGRELLRNPSWPRLAARELGGEVRVPKQYHRSV, encoded by the coding sequence GTGAGCGCGCTCTTCGAGCCCTACACCCTGCGCGAAGTGACCATCCCGAACCGGGTCTGGATGCCCCCGATGTGCCAGTACTCGGCCGCCCCCGAGGGCCCGCTGACCGGTGCCCCGCACGACTGGCACTTCGCCCACTACGCGGCCCGCGCGACCGGTGGCACCGGTCTGATCGTCGTCGAGGCCACGGCCGTCTCCCCCGAGGGCCGGATCTCGCCGTACGACCTGGGCCTCTGGAACGACACGCAGGCCGAGGCGTTCCGCCGGATCACGGGCTTCCTGGCCGCGCAGGGCACGGTGTCCGCGATCCAGCTCGCGCACGCCGGCCGCAAGGCGTCCACGGACCGTCCCTGGAAGGGCGGCGCACCGGTCGGCAGCGAGGCGCACGGCTGGCAGCCGCTGGCGCCGAGCCCGGTCGCGTTCGACGACAGTCATCCGGTGCCGGACGAGTTGACGGTGGATCGGATCCGGGAGATCGTCGAGCAGTTCGCGGCCGCCGCCCGCCGCGCCCTCGACGCCGGCTTCGAGATCGTCGAGATCCACGGTGCCCACGGCTATCTGATCAACGAGTTCCTCTCCCCGCACTCCAACCACCGCACCGATGCGTACGGCGGCTCGTACGAGAACCGCACCCGTTTCGCCCTGGAGGTCGTGGACGCCGTACGGGCGGTGTGGCCGGACGACAAGCCGCTGTTCTTCCGTATCTCCGCGACCGACTGGCTGGAGGAGAGCGGCTGGTCCCCGGACGACACGGTCCGCTTCGCGGGCGAACTGCACGCCCACGGCGTCGACCTGCTCGACGTCTCCACCGGCGGCAACGCCTCCGGTGTCCGGATCCCCGTCGGCCCCGGCTACCAAGTCCCCTTCGCCGCCCGGGTGAGGGCCGAGACCCCGATGCCGGTCGCCGCCGTGGGCCTGATCACGGATGCCGAGCAGGCGGCGAAGATCGTGGCCAACGGCGAGGCGGACGCGGTCCTGCTGGGCCGCGAGCTGCTCCGCAACCCGTCCTGGCCGCGGCTGGCGGCACGCGAACTCGGGGGCGAGGTGCGGGTGCCGAAGCAGTATCACCGGTCGGTGTGA
- a CDS encoding PaaX family transcriptional regulator C-terminal domain-containing protein, with translation MRMNVSVQPGEADVRPLSARSVVLSLLLGTHPPELPVKDLVRLVEPFGVGGSTLRAALSRMVAVGDLRRTDAVYGLSDRLLVRQRRQDEAVHPRTRAWEGDWEMVVITATGRGPAERAELRTRLTALRLAELREGVWLRPANLVRSLPDQLERVAQSYRARPEGSAHELAARLWPLDAWAATARALLAHVTESHRPADLLTAFAAVVRHLLADPVLPPGLLPADWPGQALRTAYADYQRELARSVR, from the coding sequence ATGCGGATGAACGTGTCAGTGCAGCCCGGTGAGGCCGACGTGCGGCCGCTGTCCGCGCGATCGGTCGTGCTGAGCCTGCTGCTGGGCACGCATCCGCCGGAGCTTCCGGTGAAGGACCTCGTGCGGCTGGTGGAGCCCTTCGGGGTCGGCGGCTCCACCCTGAGGGCCGCGCTCAGCCGGATGGTGGCCGTCGGCGACCTGCGGCGCACGGACGCGGTCTACGGGCTCAGCGACCGGCTGCTGGTCCGCCAGCGCCGCCAGGACGAGGCGGTGCACCCCCGCACGCGCGCGTGGGAGGGCGACTGGGAGATGGTGGTGATCACCGCGACCGGCCGCGGCCCCGCCGAACGCGCCGAACTGCGCACCCGGTTGACCGCCCTGCGCCTGGCCGAACTCCGCGAGGGCGTGTGGCTGCGGCCCGCCAACCTGGTCCGCTCCCTGCCGGACCAACTGGAGCGGGTCGCCCAGTCCTACCGCGCCCGCCCCGAGGGTTCCGCGCACGAGCTGGCCGCCCGCCTGTGGCCGCTCGACGCCTGGGCCGCCACCGCCCGCGCGCTGCTCGCCCATGTCACCGAGTCCCACCGCCCGGCCGACCTGCTGACCGCCTTCGCCGCGGTCGTACGCCATCTGCTCGCCGACCCCGTCCTGCCCCCGGGGCTCCTACCCGCCGACTGGCCGGGTCAGGCCCTGCGCACCGCGTATGCGGACTATCAGCGGGAGCTGGCCCGGTCAGTCAGGTGA